The sequence TGCCGCACTGGTCCAGTTCCACCTCCCGGGTGCCGCCCCCGAATCGCGACGTCGCGAGATCCTTGAACGCGCCGACGCCCTGCGCACCGCCGCAGGAGGCGACCACGCCACCCCCGAAGCCTTCGCCCGACTGGCCCGCGAACATTCCCAGCACGCCGGCACCCGGCGCAGTGGAGGCGACCTCGGCTGGGTGACCCGCAATCAGGCCGCCCAGTTCCTGCCGCAGTCCGTGGTGGACCAGATCTTCGCCCCCGGCCAACCCGGCACCGTGAGCCCGATTCTCCCCACTTCGGAGGGGGTGTTCCTGGTGCAGATCCTGGAACGCCGGCCCGCCCGGACCCTTCCGCTGGAGGACGTCCGTGAACGCGTCCGCCGGGATCTTCTCGCCGCCCGCGCCGCCGCCGCCGAGACCGCGTTGCTCGCCCGCCTCAATGCCCTTCACCCGGCCGCGATCAACGCCCCGGCCCTCGCCGATCTCGCGCCCGCGGTTCCCTCGGCCCTTGCGGCGCGCCCACCCCGCCTTCCCAGCCCGTGACCCATCTTCCCGCAATCCCGTTCGCCCCATGAATCCTCCCCACGCTCCCCACCTCATGCTCAAGGCCGCCCTGACAGCCCTGCTCGCCGCACTGGTGGCGCCGTCGGCTCGAGCCCAATCCCTCACCCAGGAATTCCTCCTGCAACCCGGGTGGAATGCCCTCTGGATCGAAGTCGATCCGCCCGATCGCTCTCCCGACGCCGTCTTCGCCACTCTCCCCATCGCCAGCGTCTGGACCTGGTCCGAACGCGTGTCAGCCACCGACTTCATCCAGAACCCCGAGACCGCCGGTTGGAACCGCGCCCAGTGGCTGGCCTGGTTCCCTCCCGACAGCCCCGAGGCCCCCCTGGCCAACCTCTACGCCGTCCTCCCCCAACGGGCCTACCTCGTCCGGCTCGCCGGCACGGAACCCGTCCACGCCTCGGTGACCGGTCGCCCGATTCACCGGACCCCCGACTGGAGCGCCGACCGCTTCAATCTCCGGGGCTTTCCCGTGGACGACTCGGTGGCGCCCACCTTCCGCCAGTTCTTCCGATCGTCCTCGGCCCATTTCGATTCCCGAAGCGGCCGGCTGGAACCGATCTTCCGTCTCGGTTCGGACGGCCAGTGGCAGGCCGTTTCACCGGACGACCGGATGCGGCGGGGCGAGGCCTACTGGGTGTCCACCCGCGGACCCAGCGACTTCGTGGCCCCGTTCCATCTCAGTCTCAACACCGGCGACCACGCCACCTTCAACGCCGTGTTGCGCCGGGTCGAACTCACCCTCCACAACCTGCACGCCGCCCCGAAGTCCATCCGCATCGAACCCGCAGGCCCCCACGCCTCGCCCCTCCTGCTCCTCCCGCCTACCCGCCCCGGCCAGACCAACGCACCCCGCCCGCTCGAGACGCACGACCAACCCCTCTCCGCCGGTGCCGGCCAACAAGTCCATCTCGGGCTGGACCGCTCCCAACTCACGAACTCCCCGGCCACCAATCCCACCACCGGCGTCCACGCCACCCTCCTCCGCGTCTCCGACAACGAGGGAACGCTCTATCACGTGGGCGTGACCGCCACCCTGGGGGCGGTCTCCGACTACTCCGGCCTCTGGCTGGGCACGGTGACCCTCACCGATGTGGCGCCGACCGCCGGAACCCCCGGCGAACCCGGGCCGGTGACGGCGAACTTCCCACTTCGCCTTCTGCTGCACGTGGACGCTGGCGGACAAGTGTCGCTCCTGCGGGACGTGACGCTGGTCTATTCACGCACCAACACCCCGGCCGGCTCGCCGGAGAACCTGGCCGGCCTCGCTCCCACCGAGTTGGTCACCGACCCGTCCCGGCTCTTCGCCTACGCGGCCTCGGACCTGCGAAGCGGTGCGGTGCGCGGACGGCGCATCACGGCGCCGCACTTCGAGTTCGCGCGGACGAACGGCCAGTTCACCCTGCCGCTCAGCGGTACGTTCGCCCCGGACAACACCGTCACCGGCACCCTGCAACTCCCCGGGGACCACCCCGGCAACCCCTTCCTCCACCGTTACCATCCCGACCACGGGACCAACGCCTACGCCGTCTCCCGCGACCTCCGCCTCGTGCTGGCGCCCGACCCGTCGCCCCCGCCGGGCGGCGGCGGTGGCGACACGCTGGGCGGCACGTACACGGAGACCTTGTCCGGCCTGCACAAGCTGCCGCTCCAGGTGGCCGGATCCGTGCAACTCCGACGCCTCACCACCCTCGGCGTGCTGAACGCCGGGAGCACCCCTTGAACCCGCCTGCCCTGCCATGAAGCTGAACCCTCACCCTTCCTGTTTCCCCCGGTGGATACGCCGGGCAATGCTCCTGCTTCTGCTCACCGCCGCCAGCCACGGGCTCCAAGCCTACGTCTATTCCGATGCCAACAATTTCAACGCCCCGGCCCCGAATGTTGGGATGTTTGGCAGGGCCTTCTTCACTAACCCCATCGGCGGCAGCTACGACATCGCCGCCGGCTACGTCCTGGCGGCCGACAATGTTTCCGGGCTGGTGATCTTCAACACGGCCAATCCTACCCGGCCGACCGGAGCCCACGCCGACTTCAACGTCGCCTTCGATGTGGACATCAGGTCGATCGATGGCGGCGATACCGGTCAGGTGGCCTTCGCGCTCAATTACGGCCGCCTCGCGGATGCCCCGACCTACGGCGACATCAACACGGGCGGCGGTCTGGTCATCTCATGCATCGGCACCGACAGCGGCAATGGCAACCCCAACAGCTATCTCAGCCGGGTGACTTACCGCGGCAATTTGGTCGGGGAGTCGCAGATCGGAACCGGGGTGTCGATCACGCGGTTCGAGGCCTCCTTCGTCCGAGCGCCGGTTTCCCGGCTCACCGTCACTTATCGCGGAGTGGACCATTCCACCGGCGGTGACCTGGACCGTTCCTTTACCTACGACATGCCCAACTGGGATCCGGCCCAGGACTGGCGGTTCGGCCTCAGCGGATCCACCACCGTCTATCCGCAATACACGTACGGCATCGTGGCCAGCCGCGTCGAGCTGTCCGGCACGACGGCCCCTTGGTATGGGGCCCCGCTGAACTCCCTCACGCCCTACGCCCGGCAGTCCTGGCAGGATTTCCCTGACAACTTCCTGTTCGAGATCGGCTCGAACGAGGGCGTCAACCCGGCCAGCATCACGGTCACGGCAACGTCCTCCGACGAGTCGGTGATCCCGGCGGCCAACCTCGCCATCACGGCCCCAAGTCCCGCTGTCCGCCAGATCAACCTCAACCCCCTGCGCGGCGCGCATGGCACCGCCACGATCACCCTGCGCTCCGATCCCGGCGGCGGGCTCCCGGCCAGCACGGTCAGCTACCAGCACACCGTCACCCCCAACATCCCGCCCTCGATCTCAGCCTTGCGACCCGACAACACCCCCGTCACCCAGCCCTATGGCTTCCCGCGCAGCCTGCCCTTCACCGCACTCAGCCTGCGCTGGCCGACCAACCAACTGCGGCTGGAGGCCAGCGTGGAAAACAACCTGGTGGATCCCCGGAATCTCTGGTTCGAGCCCCGCGACGACACCGGCATCAACTGGAACCTCGTGTTCACCCCGTCCCGGGACGACTCGGCAAACCCCGCCTCCGGCAAGGTCACCGTCAAGGTCACCGACGGCTCGGGCGACTCGGCCAGCAGCAGCTTCACGCTCTATACCTACAACCAGCCGCTGCCGCCCGCCGTCCTCGGCGGCGGCACCGCCCTGGCGCTCAACGACGAGGGCCCCGTCGCGGTCCAGGCCCGCCAATACGCCGTGGACGCCAACGCCACCGATACCGGCGCCGGTTCCACAGCCACCCTCGAGGCCTGGGTCTTCGCCACCGCCCTGCCGGCACCTGACCTCAACGTCGTCGCCGCCATGGGAACACCCTTGAAAACCCGCGGCGTCATCCTCGCCGTCCAGCAGGACGGCAGCCCCGCCCTGGCCAATTGGCTCAATGACTTCGTCCCCACCAACGCCACGGTGAAGATCACCACCAACCGCTGGCATCACGTTGCCAGCGTGGTCAACGGCCGGGCCGTGTCGCTGTACGTGGACGGCCAGATCTCGGCCCGGGGCACCCTGAACGACGCGGCCGACCTGCTGCCCAAGTACGTGTACCTCGGCCACGAACCCTTCGAGGACAACCTCGACCGCCCCTGGTTCGGCTATCTCGACAACGTCCGGCTCTGGAATACCGCCCGTTCCGCCGCCGACATCGCCGCCAACTTCAACCGCCTCGTGCCGCCCGATGCGCCGGGCCTCGTGCGCGACTTCCGCTGCGAGGACGGCTTCGTCCACTTCGACGGTGCCAACCCCGCCCTCGCCCCGGCCGGCGTGCCGGTGGGCGGCCGGTTGCAGGACTTCAGCGCCCGGCAGCGCCACGCCACGCTGGTGGGCTTCCCCGCCTTCGTGCCCGGCGTCTCCCCCGGAGCCACCGTCCATGTGCCCGAGGATCAGCCCGCCTCCTTCGGCCTCGGCGCCGTCCCCGATGGCACCCGGGTCTGGGGCCCCGCCGGCCTGAAGCGTGAGATCTACTTCGGCCCGGTCAACGCGGGGCTCCAGGCCGGCCTGGGCGGCAGCCCCGGCTGGCCGGACCGGCCCGACGCGGTCCTGGCCCTTGGCACGGGTCTCGAGCTGCCGCCCGGCGGACCCGTCGCCTACGGTCAACGTCTCAGCGGCTGGCTGCTCCCGCCCGAGACCGGCAACTACACCTTCGCCATCGCCAGCGCCAACGAGGCCTGGCTGTGGCTCAGCTCC comes from Verrucomicrobiia bacterium and encodes:
- a CDS encoding peptidyl-prolyl cis-trans isomerase → MPRISIPRRNTGIPLAALAIALLLGTTACHRESPSAAAHPLAPHELARIGEAVVTTAQFQAERFRHPASISADELLQRLIRREQLLAEAHRTGFDRQPELIEAWKAFVTSRFEDSLRPELAPDDTLPESELAAHHALEAGRYRTPEAVHAALVQFHLPGAAPESRRREILERADALRTAAGGDHATPEAFARLAREHSQHAGTRRSGGDLGWVTRNQAAQFLPQSVVDQIFAPGQPGTVSPILPTSEGVFLVQILERRPARTLPLEDVRERVRRDLLAARAAAAETALLARLNALHPAAINAPALADLAPAVPSALAARPPRLPSP